The genomic stretch CGAAGGAGAAACAGATGAACGTCATTCATCTCTTTTGTTGTGAAAAATACAATTCCATTTTATAGCCCATTCTACTCCTCCTTAAAATAAAACTGAACAAAACCTAAAGAAGAGTTAGACGGACAAGACATTGAAATGTACGCATTATGTAATTCCACTATGCATCGCATTCTATATTTGTGTATGTTGGGGTAAAATATAGATGTGTGTCAAAAACGAGATTTAATTAATTTCGAAATAGTCAATGCCCTATATCGCAAGTATTTGATTACAAGTGTTTCACAAAATCTGAATAGTTGGAATCGTtgtgattaaaaaatatatatcgaaaTCTTTCGGAGACACATTTAAATGGAACATGtcacatgttttaaaaatactatcaaattacttgttcataatataaatatatgaatatatgcATGCGTGTGTACATTGAATGACCTAATTTCAAACCACTTTGAACACCAGTATATTGTTGTTCAAATCCTGTCCCACAATCAATGAGGAGGTATGCATGTTGTGGCAGACTGACCCCCCAATCCTTCTTTCCATGCAGCCAAAAAGGTCAGCTTTTTCTTGCCCTCATAGTCCAACTGTATGATGTAATACTTGGGCCAGCCTCCACAGATTAGTAATTGGCCTACAGGGCTCACGTACATCCCACATGGGTATTCTAGTTAAGGGTCATTGAATGTTGCTAGGACTCTTCCATCCATGTCCATGGTGAGGAGCTTGTGATGATCTGGGTTTGAGATGTACAAtttgtcccctgtgggactcacatCACACTTGTACACTGCAAAATCagagttgcatttaatatttagATACAGTTAATTGCGTATATTGTATGTTGTCTTGATACGTTGAACAATTAAACAGAACCATTAAAAGAATGCAATGAATACGTACACATGACTGTGTCAGCTTTTTAAACTATATACAAACAATTGCTAGAGATCCTTAACATATATTCAAAATTAAACTGTATTGACACATTAGTAATATGACGCATTCATTGTTAGTTAATATTAAAATACTACTTTATGAATTAATTTGATACAATCTTTTGTtatatcaaaatgttttaaacgattggtatttaattatttttaacagaATTATAATGTTGACCTCAATAAATTCGTGTTTCCAATATTTAAGATTTCGTACTGCTTAGCACAAATTTGATGACCATTTACTTTTTCAAGTCAAAGTGTACATACACGAAACCTTGGCAGCACAAACATTAAGACTAAATAAGAGAGTGTTTGAAAGTTATCCATGTGTTCATTCACAATACTAGAATTATTCAATTCGTGTATAGTAGTATTTAGTAATATATTCTTAGAAAACATAAAGTTTTCTGAACCAAATCGATGTTACTTAATATGTCCTCACTTGTTTCAAgataacaaacatttaatatttcGGAAAAAGGTTGctattgaaaaatgtatattgtaGATTTAAAGTATGGACATGTTTTCCAAAGCTTGAAAGAAGAGTGTTTTAAACAGCAAGACGTGTGGTTTTATACAAGCCTTTTTTATAAGTAATTGTCCCTTATTGATCCTAATATATTATCAGcatgtattttatttcttcatatcaataaattaaagtaaaaacgAAGGATTCATTCAAATTAAGCATATTTAGGTTTTGCTTTATGCAAACCATATTCCAAACGATATCAGAATGAATGATTGATGATTCTTACCAGTGCAACAATCTGATGCATCCTCATATAACTTGCTTATCAATTCACCATTTAGTTTATACTTGTAAAGGACAGTGTTAGATGTCACAAAAAGGATTCCCTGATGGTGGGCAATACCTATGCAGTCGTGTGATAACTTAAGTCTCCTTCCTTTCTTGAGCCGCCTGTAGGCTACTGTGACAAACTGGACCTCGTGTGTGTTTTCATCAGTCACAGTCACTGCCGCCTCAAGCAGTGTTATTTGACACATCGCCCATGGTTTAGCCGATACAACACGGGCAAACACAACCTTGTACTGTTGATCTAGGAGCTTAAGTTTCTTATTCGTGTGGTCTGCGACCAGCACCTGATTATCAGGGAAAACACAGATTGCTGGGATAGAGCACACGTTTGTATCACTTTGTATGCGCACATTGTGCTCAAACTTTTCCTTCAGTGTAAGGACTTTGTCAACTTTTCCGAGCAATACCAATGTCTGTTGTATTTTGAATACACATTTTGTTCCAGCGATAAATCGGAGCTCTTTATTAATTCCAATTTTCTGCATGATATCGTTGCATTTTTTCAGGTCATCGTGAAGCATGGAGCAATTTCCAATATAATGTGTATCAGAATCTCTTAGGCTTAATAATGTAGATTGCAGGTCTTTAACATCATTTTTCTCAAAGTTAACTAACGTATTTGTTATTTTTAGACGAAGTTTTTCTATTTCATTCGCATTTGTTTCATTGACTGAGCTTTCCTGGAAGTCGCCAAGTATTGACTGACGTATATCTTCAATCATATTAAGTTCCAGTTCATTATATGATAAAAGCAACGCATGCTTTCTGTCCTTCAGATGAGTTAAAAACCTGTCGATTTGCGGATGAATGTTCTGAATTTTAATTGACAGTTTCTTAAGATCTGGTAACTTTTTCAGAGCAGCTTGTTGTATTGGTTTAACTTTAATACATTGTCTGAAACACAAacgtaaaacaatacaatataatatttagAACAAAATGGCTTATATTTTTTGAATGTTAAATGTAAGGTACTTACTAGTTTTGTAATCTTGTTAAACTTGTTTGCATAcatacattaaatgtttaaatagtaAGTGTTAGATGTCTgattaattaattttatgaacGGTTCAATTACAATCATTAGAACAAGCAGTAGATCATTGCCGCAAAAACACAAAACCATTGATATTGCATTCTGAAGCAAAGTTACAGTTAAACGCTTAATAGGGAATATTTACAGTATTtagaaatactttacgaaattccGCACACGTGTTATTGTAGTTGAATCGTTCTATGAGGTGAAAAATATTCTCCGTCAAcagcaaaattattattttgcgtTAAAATTGCTTTACTTTAATTATGCAATGTACGTACTAAATGTGTCTTCCCATCCAGGGCTCCCCCTGGCCAAAAAAATTATGTAGCcaatattttagccaaatggattttttgtagccaaattttagaaactgtagccaaagttttagcaaagcattcggaACCGCCTGTTGTAAGTATAGGCTACAGTAgtgtaaaagaagaaactaaAAGAAGAAGCTTTACTATgcttattactataatcatcatgtgtgcataacaaaaaacaacagtttacaacaaaacatttatagatatgcacacataactcaagcacatgttcataaaataagcacatgataaattcacattacatgagcacatgatatcctgaacTTTCATTTTAGCAAAAGGCCATAATCCGCCTCGACTTCAATCCAGCCCAAATCTTGAAAGCACGTTTGAAATCAAACTTTTCCATTGGTGGGCTGTTTATGGACAAAATCAACAAGTTctccaagttttcaattttaatagaatGTCTGAGAGATGTTTTTATTAGATTTTGTTTACTAAACCCCCTCTCACAGTCAGCTGTTGCCACAGGAGCTAATAGTAGTCTGCAGGCTAATTCAGCACTGCCTGGATAGGTTTTTTTGTAAATGATGGCCAAATTGCATGCAGTAGTAATGTCCTTAACAGACTTGTTGCCACTAAAATAACTGGCCCTGcagaattttgaaagttttcaattCCTGTTTTGTTTCCTCATGGCCGAAAGAAGTCATAGCCGACACTACAGCTGCTTCACTTTTGGATAGTGatgcagcctgcgcatttgtcatGGATGTTTTCAGACTAGACGCGTGTAaggcctctttgtgatctgaaaaaacaaaatcaaatatgcttaatttcaaaacaaaaagctcattttgaaaagtgtcaatatatatttattatgaacataaattattattgttatgtttcatttattattaataatataaaaatatttatgtatatacattttcatattaatgattgtcattcttttgtattaccttttgatttttcgtgttttgaaatgttctcttttttcaacatactacacccagATGAGAATGAgttttgaaactgtatgcatattttgcaatacatcgtttttgCATTATAATCTAGCCACATGATTTCTTaaagccaaacatctttgaatgatctATTATCACCCCCGGAAAACcgacatgctgtgagaagttggacatgctaggagatgtagccgatatatttcaaagaatttcggtagggtaagtatatccagttctataattgtttaaaggcatttttgaaataaaaaatattttggtgcatgcaaaggaggtattaccatgtatgttagatcctggttattaatattcaggatttattgaaatatggctatttaaagtcgacgatgcatggtcccatatttagcacttaatttacaaatttctttaaacgcATGCCAGTGAAAACGTTTtttcaccgacaattatattaaccaatgtccccgagtaacatatccgccagggtttcttaaaaaagttggtattggtggaaaaatttgactttacatacaacgtgttgatgaaaaaattatatgacatggtgctgtacaaagatgtcgagatatgacatgtgtgaagttcatttataaacttaaaagctcactattacagctgatttatgccctcTGTGACGCATTGTAGATCATGTTCATTGAACTCTGAGGTTTTATAATGATATCCGCTCTGAAGCTTAGTTAATTTCCGGCTAATTAGTaccttttgttattttttttaaatcattgtcggctcgggtactacttacaagtacctcgggtactcttaagtatacttacatgtaccccgggtacggtaaatatactgaaacgtaccccgGAATTTGAACGCTAAATCGGTCTTTGTCGGCCATCAGACTGTAAACTTTCCCTATAGCTGTTACCTTTTCCTTGGATTTTTTCCACTTAATAAATGAGAATAAATTCCATGGAAAcgtgtttatttatgtttattgatttttcgttttaaaattatttagatATAAAATCCAATTGTTAACGGATAACAAGGGAAATTTGATTGTGTTGTTTATACTCAGCAAATAACTTGATTAAACTAGCTTAAAATAGTTTTTACTATAACCGGGCATTTTAATACATttgttatcaatattatattGTCGTTGCTCAGAagggatttttttactttttaaaaaaagTGCATAAAAATGCTATGTTGACATTTTAACAAggcattcgcaaattttcgttttagttatgatatttgtgaggaaacagtagactgaacaattaccatgccctaaaatatgccttatatgcatcttttgtcgatttgaaaacctaaaaattataaagcattgcaacgcgaaacgattgaataatttcgaaagttctgttgttgtcgttatattttataaaactacgaggattgcttacataaagtaaaaAATGCATCTCGTCATAGCATGAACACGGATGGCCGTGTTGTCGTAGCGGAACACTTTTACGTCAGGTCTCTAGGGATAAGTGTTTCGAGCctagtttagggttactttttcttttaataattgtattattgttggGTTTTTTTTTGGAGATTTTTACGTCCAATGTTTAACTTTATCgctttaaagcatttaatgacaaactaaaatacatgccaacatttttgaaaggcccctttaaagataaATACTTCCCTAGTAACATCTATTTAATTATTACTATCCGTATCTAACATTCCCAGAATACACATAGTTTCCTcatttgtttgcaaaatgaaaataatggattaacaggaatttGAATTGTGTTCAAATGACTATTTGCTCCAACCGTCCTGTCAATTATTATGCATGGAAACCACTTAAACCTTACATAATCGGTTATTTAAAAGAGTGGTTCGAAAATGCAATCAAAAAATTATGGAATTGagttttatataccattttaGATTAACTTATTgttgttcattattttatttacaatgttgtTGGGTGTGTTAGCATCAGATTCTTGTTTCTTTAttctttttttgtaattatgCGTGCAAGAAAATTTTATTAATGTGTTGAGTAGGAAAAGATGATACATTATTTCAATGTTCAGATATGACTCTTGTATGTCTGTATTATTAATGAAAGCAATGttcaaattgtaaaatatatttaattcgtCGACAGAAAtaatggtatatttttttaaataccacaTGAACGATGGTTTCCAGCATCGAATCATTACCTAAAGAACAATATGGTATTTCTTATTAgtatatttgattattaaaaagtgaatatacatgtacaataattatTCCGTGTTTGCTTATAATTTACCAAGATACAGTAAACAACCTTTCATAACATCCACCAAAATGGTTTGGAATTCAGTTAGATGTTTTTAAAGGGTAATGGTAACTGCAGTTTAAgagttgaaatattaaaaaacagtTTCGTTATACCTTTCCAATTTTACCCTAAAAAGTCGAAAGCTGTGTAACTAAGTATTATTCTTTGCTGGAATAATTCACTCAAAATATATCAGTGTTAAACttcaatattttctttttctattgTTGTACATTTTGTTTTTCGATACCCATTTATCTTttagtttttttgtaaattttattttacaatgacTGTCccaaatttaacattaaaatagaagattttattgaataaattatGGTATTGGTTTTATCCAACAGTGATTTGAATATTGGTACATTTTTTTTTCCGAATCACAATCTTCGCAATTGGTGTTAAACTTCTTCTTTTCGAATTATTCAGAATATTTTCAATTGCAAATGTGTTGTATGTTtctaatttaaaatatttgcgATAAGTCAACATGGACATTTGTTGAGTATTTTAAAGCTGTGTTGCATCTAACTAAATGTTCATTGTGTTGTTATGGAAAAGGAACTATATATGTGCTTGCCAATCCGTACAAagatttattttatcaaaatgtacattaatCCTAGAAAAATTTGCGAAATcgtatattaaacaatattgtttttattttatgatggtTTAGTACCGTCTTATAAAATAGTAGTTATTTTTAGTAAATTAAAGTTAACTATagtaaacattttatattaaactgtAATTCATTTGCAGAAATGTCATTACCACGCTATGCGTATTGCAATTcgatatcattattttttttattaaaaataatttagtttGAGTAAATACACATCGTCTGACAGTAAAGACATTGTATGTGTCTACAGATCTTGTGTgttagaaaaaatattaaaataaaatttatagttatatattatttatccGATTGACGATTTGGTTCAatgcaaagttatgtaaagtGTTGCTAAAAGTATGATGTGATAAAATATTGATCCGACCTAGCATGTGATTTTTTTGTTCAAGTTAAATAATGTTAACTTTGTATATTGTCGGTAGGTATCAACACACGGGTTtccatttattattaaatacctTTTCTTTGGCCTTAtggttattaaaatgtatgtaattaAAGTAATCATATACGGGATATATAACGTGGTTAAATTATGAAAATCCTCAAGTATCTTAATATTctttataccttatgataaaatatgacatttttgcagtgaaataacatcagtgaaaataaacaaattgttattttcaccggtagaaataacacattttcggaactacttttttatttgtagattatcatatcaagattgtTATTATCCCGAGTGAATCAAAATCagtattccaccgaatccaaaaatgaaatattgttattttatgctttttttcaccgtttatttacattgtaaaagagttaatctggataatttcgctggaatagTGACGTCATTGCGTCGAAAAAATGTCGTAATTAtgtttattgaaatgtattgaggcacgccacaggagaaagggtaacttttcagcgaaagggaaacagctgtttattattttcttgacAAAGGGGCATAAacgaaacagaaaatgtgttcctgtcagtgtaagatcgtttgttatttcactcgggCTCATGGAcaaattatattttcattcacggctgcgccactcgtgaacatatattttatatgatcactcgtcaaataacaaacgatcttacactgatatgaacacatatcctctataACTTCAAAGATATGAGTAAAAATGATGGTGAgtcagtatgtgtctcatataaattaaacaatctaaAGAGGTATTTGCTACAGatgaataatgtttatttgacatACCTGTGGCTAAGATCAAAACAATTAGAGCAgaacagctgactgtggtcatcgCAGAACATTGTCAATGTTGCATTGGGGTGTATGTCACATGCAACAAGAAACATCTCCATGTTCCTAGAAAGTGGCCATTTCTGTATATCATTCCTACCATAAAGAGATTGTCCACTCAGCCAACGACGGTGCGGAGAATGATATGGAATAC from Dreissena polymorpha isolate Duluth1 chromosome 10, UMN_Dpol_1.0, whole genome shotgun sequence encodes the following:
- the LOC127847795 gene encoding uncharacterized protein LOC127847795 isoform X2; this translates as MIEDIRQSILGDFQESSVNETNANEIEKLRLKITNTLVNFEKNDVKDLQSTLLSLRDSDTHYIGNCSMLHDDLKKCNDIMQKIGINKELRFIAGTKCVFKIQQTLVLLGKVDKVLTLKEKFEHNVRIQSDTNVCSIPAICVFPDNQVLVADHTNKKLKLLDQQYKVVFARVVSAKPWAMCQITLLEAAVTVTDENTHEVQFVTVAYRRLKKGRRLKLSHDCIGIAHHQGILFVTSNTVLYKYKLNGELISKLYEDASDCCTVYKCDVSPTGDKLYISNPDHHKLLTMDMDGRVLATFNDP
- the LOC127847795 gene encoding uncharacterized protein LOC127847795 isoform X1 is translated as MAKSVCEDSNVFTDYWCTICRKIKNVKEEFYCKKCRTFYCGSCIPYHSPHRRWLSGQSLYGRNDIQKWPLSRNMEMFLVACDIHPNATLTMFCDDHSQLFCSNCFDLSHRQCIKVKPIQQAALKKLPDLKKLSIKIQNIHPQIDRFLTHLKDRKHALLLSYNELELNMIEDIRQSILGDFQESSVNETNANEIEKLRLKITNTLVNFEKNDVKDLQSTLLSLRDSDTHYIGNCSMLHDDLKKCNDIMQKIGINKELRFIAGTKCVFKIQQTLVLLGKVDKVLTLKEKFEHNVRIQSDTNVCSIPAICVFPDNQVLVADHTNKKLKLLDQQYKVVFARVVSAKPWAMCQITLLEAAVTVTDENTHEVQFVTVAYRRLKKGRRLKLSHDCIGIAHHQGILFVTSNTVLYKYKLNGELISKLYEDASDCCTVYKCDVSPTGDKLYISNPDHHKLLTMDMDGRVLATFNDP